A genome region from Legionella sp. PC997 includes the following:
- a CDS encoding complement resistance protein TraT, which translates to MKPCINQIQKAITTLALTGSFALLVSCAATSTVIEHRNLETDTKLSQTIFLDPVAQSQKTIYITIKNTSQESLSIDKSLKQALEEHGYKVVGNPSKAHYLLQANILKVGKMSASASQSALGGGYGSALAGAATGTALGALSGHSSTMIGAGIGGGIIGLAADSLVKAVNYTMITDVQISERVGKGTVHEQFNSNLQNGTASGTTQTLSKHSDYQRYRTRVVSNADKVNLSFAEARPALEQGLVKTLAGIF; encoded by the coding sequence ATGAAACCATGCATTAACCAGATACAAAAGGCAATTACCACTTTAGCTTTAACTGGATCTTTTGCCCTGTTGGTGAGCTGTGCTGCAACATCAACAGTGATCGAACATCGTAACTTAGAAACAGATACAAAACTCAGCCAAACGATTTTTCTTGATCCTGTGGCTCAAAGTCAAAAAACGATTTACATCACAATTAAGAATACTTCTCAAGAGTCATTATCCATTGATAAGTCACTAAAGCAGGCATTAGAAGAACATGGCTATAAAGTGGTTGGAAATCCATCCAAAGCCCATTACCTGCTGCAGGCCAATATTCTTAAGGTGGGAAAAATGAGCGCGTCTGCAAGCCAATCCGCGCTAGGTGGCGGGTATGGCAGTGCATTGGCAGGGGCAGCAACAGGAACTGCACTGGGTGCATTAAGCGGTCATTCAAGCACCATGATTGGTGCAGGTATTGGTGGGGGAATTATTGGTTTGGCTGCAGATTCTCTAGTCAAGGCAGTGAATTACACGATGATTACCGATGTACAAATTTCTGAGCGCGTTGGAAAAGGTACTGTTCATGAGCAGTTTAATTCCAACCTTCAAAATGGCACTGCATCTGGAACCACACAGACATTGAGCAAACACAGTGATTACCAACGCTATAGAACGCGGGTGGTATCCAATGCCGATAAAGTCAATCTGAGTTTTGCAGAAGCACGACCCGCATTGGAACAAGGTCTGGTAAAAACATTAGCGGGCATTTTTTGA
- a CDS encoding type IV conjugative transfer system pilin TraA, with protein MNYRTAMNDLSIKGYLYARQLLPFLMIGLALLCLMPDSCFAAENRLSGLKEEVKATFGADSDLPYFLLLAEGLAGAYAYIKTKNIAVLAGVPVLMVFTHWALK; from the coding sequence ATGAACTATAGAACAGCAATGAACGATTTGAGCATTAAAGGATATCTGTATGCCAGGCAGCTGCTCCCTTTTTTAATGATTGGTTTGGCACTGTTGTGTTTGATGCCAGACTCCTGTTTTGCTGCTGAGAATCGGCTTTCTGGATTAAAAGAGGAAGTAAAGGCAACCTTTGGAGCGGATTCAGATCTCCCTTATTTTCTTTTGTTAGCAGAAGGGCTTGCAGGGGCTTATGCCTACATCAAAACCAAAAATATCGCAGTCCTTGCGGGTGTTCCTGTATTGATGGTGTTTACTCACTGGGCATTGAAATAA
- the traL gene encoding type IV conjugative transfer system protein TraL yields the protein MARNYQTFMLSDEPKIAGIPVTTGLPIFLLTGIGLLTGLAYQLFMIGAALSVAMHIKYGGLPLRSLFAIVYWSLPHRLTSLVFRAFPDSANRIYIR from the coding sequence ATGGCTCGCAACTACCAAACCTTTATGCTCTCTGATGAGCCTAAAATTGCGGGTATTCCTGTTACCACAGGCCTGCCCATTTTTTTACTCACGGGAATTGGGCTTTTAACAGGACTTGCCTATCAGCTTTTTATGATAGGCGCAGCCCTAAGCGTTGCGATGCATATCAAGTATGGAGGACTGCCTCTGCGGAGTCTGTTTGCCATCGTATACTGGTCGCTGCCTCACAGGTTAACGTCCCTTGTATTTCGAGCTTTTCCCGATTCTGCCAACCGAATTTATATCAGGTGA